GGTCGGCTCGGTTATGGTGGACGCAAGCGAAGAAAAGTCGATCGTTGGATCTTGCTTCCGTTACTTGGGAGGCATTCCGGGAGATGTTGCTCATGGAGTATTTTTTCGAAAGCGACAagcggaagatcaaggaggacttcCGCAAACTCAGGCAAGGAAACCGATCGGTGCGGGAATACGAGAGAGAGTTCTCGCACATGGTTAATTGTGTGCCGGGATTGGTTCATGGTGACCGAGACCGAGCGGAAGTCTTCGAGAGCGGGTTGTGGCCCGAGATATTCAAGGTCATTCATGCCTTCCGATTGAAGACCTACGAGGATGTACTCGATCGCGCGCTATGGGTGGAGCGCGGCAACGCCATTGCGCGCGAGGAGCGCGAGGCTTTTGAGAAAGACAAGGAcagggagaagtccaagaagctACCGGCTGGTGGTTCCCTGGGGCAGTCGAGTTCCAAGCGACCCCCTCGGTACCCAAGATCGCAATTGCGGGGAGGCAGAGGCCAGACAAGGAGTTAGACGACTTCCTTCCCGTGCGTGATCTGCGGCGGGAATCATAGGCCCAATGAATGTTCTCAGCGTGACGGGAGGTGTTTTCGATGCGGCCAAGCGGGACACTTGAGTTGGGATTGCCCGGGCGGTGCGTCACCTGCTCCGTCAGCTGCTTCTGCTTAATATGCTCCACGACAGCTTGCAGGACTGTCACCtgctatgtcggctgggcgtGCTTCAGCACTGCATCAGCCGAAGGGATCACGTGCACCGAGTGGACGagttttcgccactcaggtggaggagcagcctgctgTACCCGacaacgtcgtggcaggtattattctgattaatGGCATTAGAGCAAGAGCATTGTTCGATAcgggtgcatcacattcatttattGGTGCATCATTTGCTGAGACTCATGGCATGGAGATAGTGCATAATCATGATTATTGGTGGGTTAATGCGCCCGAGCACTCGTTTAGAGTTCACGAGGAATGCTTAGCTTGTCCTGTTCAGATCGACGAGTGGATCATGCCGGCGGACTTGCTAGTGTTGAagcagatgtggggatttgatgtcatcttgggagttaattggttctccaagtactatgccagcATTGACTGTGAcagtaaggtgatcacttttcatGAGCCTGTTCAAGAGGAGTTGGTGTATCAAATGTGCAAGAGCTCGCGCTTCGCGTCGACCgtgtcggcgacgagggcgagAAAGATGATCAAAAGcggatgtgtggcctatttTGTGACCATAATAGAGTACCCAGAACTTGAAAGTATCCGAGTAGCGTGTGaattcccggatgtgtttccggcggagttaccgggattgccaccggatcgggagatcgagttcgtcattgacttgattcccggagcggcgccaatttcgaaggctccatatagaatggcaccggcagagcttaAAGAGTTAAAGGCTCAGTTGCAGAacttgctcgacaaaggctttgtgaggccgagcgtgtcaccgtgggaaGCTTCggtgttgtttgtgaagaaaaagaatcGTACACTTCGACTCTGTCTGGATTATCACGAGTTGAATAAAATGACggtcaagaacaaatacccgttgtCGAGAATAGAcgacctgtttgatcagttgcaggggtcgcgggtatactcaaagatagatcttcagtcgggatatcaccaattgaagatccGGCTGAAGAATGTGCACAAAATGatgtaccgtacgcggtatggccactatgagtttacggtaatgccgtttgggcttactaatgccccggcagcatttatggacctaGTGAATTGGGTCTTTCGACCGCTATTGGATTagtgcgtcgtggtatttatCGACGACGTGTTGGTGTATTCACGGAGTGAGGAAAAACACGAGAAACATTTGAGaaccgtgttgcaaatactccggaacgagaagctttatgctaaactgaagaagtgcgagttttggctttcagAGGTaaccttcttaggccatgtgattttCGAGGGCGGAGTCTCGGTGGATCCAAgaaagattgaggcgattcgagattggcctcgcccgacgagtgtgGCGGAAGTCCATAGTTTCCTCGGATTGGCGAGCTACTATCGGCAatttgtggaggggtttgcgAAGTTGACTACTCCTCTTACACGCCTTACACACAAAGGAGCAAGAttcgtgtggagcgacgattgcgaccGAAACTTCCAAGAACTAAAGGAGAaattgacgtcgaccccggtacTTGCATTGCCAATGCCGGGAGAGAGTTTTGTagtatatagtgatgcttcctataatagtctcgggtgtgtttttatgcaaaataggcgagtcattgcgtatgcttcgcgccagttgaagagctatgagaagaattacccgaTACATGATCTCGAGTTAGCGGCGGTCATTTTCAcgctaaagctatggaggcactatctttacggtgagcattgtgaggtatatactgatcacaaaagcctcaagtacttgttcacccagaaagagctAAACATgcggcaacggcggtggttggagctgttgaaagattatgatcttactatcctataccaccccgggaaagctaaTGTGGTCGCCGATGCGCTAAGTAGAAAATCTGTTGAAAACGTGGCGACGGCAATTACTAGTCAACCGTTATTGCAGAAAgaaatgcaacggtttggattgGAAGTAGTGGCGCGGAGGTTCCGACCATTTTGGCGACACTAGTGGTTCGACCGACCGTATTGGAGCAGATTAAGAGTGGCAAGTTGATAA
This genomic window from Ananas comosus cultivar F153 linkage group 3, ASM154086v1, whole genome shotgun sequence contains:
- the LOC109707500 gene encoding uncharacterized protein LOC109707500, with amino-acid sequence MRQQGEQIGRLHEFVARQAAAAAPIPQDPPAPVAPTPAVAATPVTAIPPTASGSSAPIPEALEAEQERSLAVLTAFKRFNLSTFDGDVKDPWVMKNWLVAMEALFEDIYTLEKDKVHLAAHCFEGSARLWWTQAKKSRSLDLASVTWEAFREMLLMEYFFESDKRKIKEDFRKLRQGNRSVREYEREFSHMVNCVPGLVHGDRDRAEVFESGLWPEIFKVIHAFRLKTYEDVLDRALWVERGNAIAREEREAFEKDKDREKSKKLPAGGSLGQSSSKRPPRYPRSQLRGGRGQTRS